DNA sequence from the Pedobacter sp. W3I1 genome:
GAACCATCAAAGTATGTACGATATCCCCTCATTAATTTGGTTCTTAAGAAAACACAGTGCAAAATTTATCTCCAAAATTGAGCTTACCAAAGGCATTCCGTCCATATCCATTAACTTACGCTTAGGTGGTGGGGCAAACATCAACAGGAAAGACAACAAGCAGGCCATTTCCGAAATCATCAAACTTGGCCGTAGAATGAAAGAGAATAATTGGAGTACTGTAATTTTCCCAGAAGGAACCCGGGCGAAAGATGGTCAGTTGAAAACATTCCAGTTTGGAGGTATTGCTACCATACTAAAAGTAGTACCTAATGCTTTGGTAGTTCCGGTGGCCATAGAAAATTCATGGAAAATTGTTCGCTTTGGTATGTTTCCATTAACAACCGGTAATGCCCTAAAATGGACCGTTTTAAAACCTATAGAACCGGGTATAAAAACGCCGAATGATATCACGCTAGAAGTAGAAGACGAAATCCGGAAAGTTTTAGGTCAACCAACGG
Encoded proteins:
- a CDS encoding 1-acyl-sn-glycerol-3-phosphate acyltransferase — encoded protein: MSKLFGYILTPIFYIFFGLTLCIFHPIQWVCFKLFGYKAHKVSVDILNFFLTYCQIFLFNSISFKNEYDLPTDRPIIFAANHQSMYDIPSLIWFLRKHSAKFISKIELTKGIPSISINLRLGGGANINRKDNKQAISEIIKLGRRMKENNWSTVIFPEGTRAKDGQLKTFQFGGIATILKVVPNALVVPVAIENSWKIVRFGMFPLTTGNALKWTVLKPIEPGIKTPNDITLEVEDEIRKVLGQPTAQAAV